In one Mustela lutreola isolate mMusLut2 chromosome 8, mMusLut2.pri, whole genome shotgun sequence genomic region, the following are encoded:
- the IL17REL gene encoding putative interleukin-17 receptor E-like isoform X2, translating into MHAGRMLAGRAVVLLSLAWSTHRSLAIPKIAECGLSCSQGFACKSRVNRNIFNSFCRPPPSSVSPSVLEALTLSTAMKCAPRDGCSLLLRVQASLVLHESLRGLEACSVNLDTQETQCQSVRVSRASRRRQVGWQLQVHFDCFEVSVAQSLYVTLRTVPHFCGVQLDQQYHVEDCRHEDVGRNMPVCFAGKFSYWADRSRKVILVQVPEVPGAPDYYVRLCLKWFTCNDVGVPVRVTGNRMSRTVSLPYSQELPCLCLEGWFATPDAVRMQACPFEDETEALWDAIRYHPGDRALSWEPACPVSGHVSLCWRPGPGALCHNLEHSGRPAHGRVQYPLVDTQPRLCLKFSTSRGSWVRCPFQEGHFQAWKMTVQPAASRGHLRVTFFSPSAAHFQVHLCHQRKTWPPACRPGPRATTLAPASSDFVTDLAVAFVDIPTEEACVPNTCIQGWRTDVTFSAPHQLCDLHCTSTQGTED; encoded by the exons GGAACATTTTTAACAGCTTCTGCCGGCCACCCCCCTCGTCCGTGTCCCCCTCGGTCCTGGAGGCCCTGACACTCTCCACTGCCATGAAGTGTGCCCCCCGCGACGGCTGCTCCCTGCTCCTGCGCGTGCAGGCCTCCCTCGTGCTGCATG AGAGCCTGCGGGGCCTGGAGGCCTGCTCCGTGAATCTGGACACCCAGGAGACTCAGTGTCAGAGCGTGCGGGTCTCTAGAGCCTCCCGCCGCCGGCAGGTAGGGTGGCAG CTGCAGGTGCATTTTGATTGCTTCGAAGTGAGCGTGGCTCAGAGCCTCTACGTCACCCTGAGGACCGTCCCCCACTTCTGCGGGGTCCAGCTGGACCAGCAGTACCATGTGGAAG ACTGCAGACACGAGGACGTGGGGAGGAACATGCCCGTGTGCTTTG CCGGGAAGTTCTCCTACTGGGCGGACCGCAGCCGGAAGGTCATTCTGGTCCAGGTGCCCGAGGTCCCCGGGGCCCCCGACTACTACGTGCGGCTCTGCCTGAAGTGGTTCACTTGCAACGATGTGGGTGTCCCCGTGCGG GTGACAGGGAACCGGATGTCCCGCACCGTCTCTCTGCCCTACAGCCAGGAGCTGCCGTGCCTGTGCCTCGAG GGCTGGTTTGCGACCCCTGACGCCGTGCGGATGCAGGCCTGTCCCTTCGAAGACG AGACGGAGGCCCTGTGGGATGCTATCCGCTACCACCCGGGGGACCgggcactgagctgggagcccgcaTGTCCCGTGAGCGGCCACGTGAGCCTGTGCTGGCGCCCGGGGCCAGGGGCCCTCTGCCACAACCTGGAGCACTCGGGCCGGCCGGCGCACGGCAGG GTGCAGTATCCGCTGGTGGACACACAGCCCCGGCTCTGCCTGAAG TTCTCCACCAGCCGCGGCTCCTGGGTGCGATGCCCTTTCCAAGAGGGACACTTCCAAG CCTGGAAGATGACCGTCCAGCCAGCCGCCTCTCGGGGCCACCTCCGGGTCACCTTCTTCTCGCCCAGTGCCGCCCATTTCCAGGTGCACCTATGTCACCAAAGGAAGACGTGGCCGCCTGCCTGCCGCCCAGGGCCCCGGGCCACGACCCTCGCCCCAGCCTCA AGTGACTTCGTGACTGACCTTGCAGTGGCCTTTGTGGACATTCCCACGGAAGAGGCTTGTGTCCCCAACACCTGCATCCAG GGCTGGAGGACTGACGTGACTTTCTCCGCCCCCCACCAGCTATGTGACCTACATTGCA CCAGCACCCAGGGGACAGAGGACTGA
- the IL17REL gene encoding putative interleukin-17 receptor E-like isoform X3: MHAGRMLAGRAVVLLSLAWSTHRSLAIPKIAECGLSCSQGFACKSRVNRNIFNSFCRPPPSSVSPSVLEALTLSTAMKCAPRDGCSLLLRVQASLVLHESLRGLEACSVNLDTQETQCQSVRVSRASRRRQLQVHFDCFEVSVAQSLYVTLRTVPHFCGVQLDQQYHVEDCRHEDVGRNMPVCFAGKFSYWADRSRKVILVQVPEVPGAPDYYVRLCLKWFTCNDVGVPVRVTGNRMSRTVSLPYSQELPCLCLEGWFATPDAVRMQACPFEDETEALWDAIRYHPGDRALSWEPACPVSGHVSLCWRPGPGALCHNLEHSGRPAHGRVQYPLVDTQPRLCLKFSTSRGSWVRCPFQEGHFQAWKMTVQPAASRGHLRVTFFSPSAAHFQVHLCHQRKTWPPACRPGPRATTLAPASVSRSDFVTDLAVAFVDIPTEEACVPNTCIQGWRTDVTFSAPHQLCDLHCTSTQGTED; this comes from the exons GGAACATTTTTAACAGCTTCTGCCGGCCACCCCCCTCGTCCGTGTCCCCCTCGGTCCTGGAGGCCCTGACACTCTCCACTGCCATGAAGTGTGCCCCCCGCGACGGCTGCTCCCTGCTCCTGCGCGTGCAGGCCTCCCTCGTGCTGCATG AGAGCCTGCGGGGCCTGGAGGCCTGCTCCGTGAATCTGGACACCCAGGAGACTCAGTGTCAGAGCGTGCGGGTCTCTAGAGCCTCCCGCCGCCGGCAG CTGCAGGTGCATTTTGATTGCTTCGAAGTGAGCGTGGCTCAGAGCCTCTACGTCACCCTGAGGACCGTCCCCCACTTCTGCGGGGTCCAGCTGGACCAGCAGTACCATGTGGAAG ACTGCAGACACGAGGACGTGGGGAGGAACATGCCCGTGTGCTTTG CCGGGAAGTTCTCCTACTGGGCGGACCGCAGCCGGAAGGTCATTCTGGTCCAGGTGCCCGAGGTCCCCGGGGCCCCCGACTACTACGTGCGGCTCTGCCTGAAGTGGTTCACTTGCAACGATGTGGGTGTCCCCGTGCGG GTGACAGGGAACCGGATGTCCCGCACCGTCTCTCTGCCCTACAGCCAGGAGCTGCCGTGCCTGTGCCTCGAG GGCTGGTTTGCGACCCCTGACGCCGTGCGGATGCAGGCCTGTCCCTTCGAAGACG AGACGGAGGCCCTGTGGGATGCTATCCGCTACCACCCGGGGGACCgggcactgagctgggagcccgcaTGTCCCGTGAGCGGCCACGTGAGCCTGTGCTGGCGCCCGGGGCCAGGGGCCCTCTGCCACAACCTGGAGCACTCGGGCCGGCCGGCGCACGGCAGG GTGCAGTATCCGCTGGTGGACACACAGCCCCGGCTCTGCCTGAAG TTCTCCACCAGCCGCGGCTCCTGGGTGCGATGCCCTTTCCAAGAGGGACACTTCCAAG CCTGGAAGATGACCGTCCAGCCAGCCGCCTCTCGGGGCCACCTCCGGGTCACCTTCTTCTCGCCCAGTGCCGCCCATTTCCAGGTGCACCTATGTCACCAAAGGAAGACGTGGCCGCCTGCCTGCCGCCCAGGGCCCCGGGCCACGACCCTCGCCCCAGCCTCAGTGAGCCGG AGTGACTTCGTGACTGACCTTGCAGTGGCCTTTGTGGACATTCCCACGGAAGAGGCTTGTGTCCCCAACACCTGCATCCAG GGCTGGAGGACTGACGTGACTTTCTCCGCCCCCCACCAGCTATGTGACCTACATTGCA CCAGCACCCAGGGGACAGAGGACTGA
- the IL17REL gene encoding putative interleukin-17 receptor E-like isoform X1, whose translation MHAGRMLAGRAVVLLSLAWSTHRSLAIPKIAECGLSCSQGFACKSRVNRNIFNSFCRPPPSSVSPSVLEALTLSTAMKCAPRDGCSLLLRVQASLVLHESLRGLEACSVNLDTQETQCQSVRVSRASRRRQVGWQLQVHFDCFEVSVAQSLYVTLRTVPHFCGVQLDQQYHVEDCRHEDVGRNMPVCFAGKFSYWADRSRKVILVQVPEVPGAPDYYVRLCLKWFTCNDVGVPVRVTGNRMSRTVSLPYSQELPCLCLEGWFATPDAVRMQACPFEDETEALWDAIRYHPGDRALSWEPACPVSGHVSLCWRPGPGALCHNLEHSGRPAHGRVQYPLVDTQPRLCLKFSTSRGSWVRCPFQEGHFQAWKMTVQPAASRGHLRVTFFSPSAAHFQVHLCHQRKTWPPACRPGPRATTLAPASVSRSDFVTDLAVAFVDIPTEEACVPNTCIQGWRTDVTFSAPHQLCDLHCTSTQGTED comes from the exons GGAACATTTTTAACAGCTTCTGCCGGCCACCCCCCTCGTCCGTGTCCCCCTCGGTCCTGGAGGCCCTGACACTCTCCACTGCCATGAAGTGTGCCCCCCGCGACGGCTGCTCCCTGCTCCTGCGCGTGCAGGCCTCCCTCGTGCTGCATG AGAGCCTGCGGGGCCTGGAGGCCTGCTCCGTGAATCTGGACACCCAGGAGACTCAGTGTCAGAGCGTGCGGGTCTCTAGAGCCTCCCGCCGCCGGCAGGTAGGGTGGCAG CTGCAGGTGCATTTTGATTGCTTCGAAGTGAGCGTGGCTCAGAGCCTCTACGTCACCCTGAGGACCGTCCCCCACTTCTGCGGGGTCCAGCTGGACCAGCAGTACCATGTGGAAG ACTGCAGACACGAGGACGTGGGGAGGAACATGCCCGTGTGCTTTG CCGGGAAGTTCTCCTACTGGGCGGACCGCAGCCGGAAGGTCATTCTGGTCCAGGTGCCCGAGGTCCCCGGGGCCCCCGACTACTACGTGCGGCTCTGCCTGAAGTGGTTCACTTGCAACGATGTGGGTGTCCCCGTGCGG GTGACAGGGAACCGGATGTCCCGCACCGTCTCTCTGCCCTACAGCCAGGAGCTGCCGTGCCTGTGCCTCGAG GGCTGGTTTGCGACCCCTGACGCCGTGCGGATGCAGGCCTGTCCCTTCGAAGACG AGACGGAGGCCCTGTGGGATGCTATCCGCTACCACCCGGGGGACCgggcactgagctgggagcccgcaTGTCCCGTGAGCGGCCACGTGAGCCTGTGCTGGCGCCCGGGGCCAGGGGCCCTCTGCCACAACCTGGAGCACTCGGGCCGGCCGGCGCACGGCAGG GTGCAGTATCCGCTGGTGGACACACAGCCCCGGCTCTGCCTGAAG TTCTCCACCAGCCGCGGCTCCTGGGTGCGATGCCCTTTCCAAGAGGGACACTTCCAAG CCTGGAAGATGACCGTCCAGCCAGCCGCCTCTCGGGGCCACCTCCGGGTCACCTTCTTCTCGCCCAGTGCCGCCCATTTCCAGGTGCACCTATGTCACCAAAGGAAGACGTGGCCGCCTGCCTGCCGCCCAGGGCCCCGGGCCACGACCCTCGCCCCAGCCTCAGTGAGCCGG AGTGACTTCGTGACTGACCTTGCAGTGGCCTTTGTGGACATTCCCACGGAAGAGGCTTGTGTCCCCAACACCTGCATCCAG GGCTGGAGGACTGACGTGACTTTCTCCGCCCCCCACCAGCTATGTGACCTACATTGCA CCAGCACCCAGGGGACAGAGGACTGA
- the IL17REL gene encoding putative interleukin-17 receptor E-like isoform X5 has product MKCAPRDGCSLLLRVQASLVLHESLRGLEACSVNLDTQETQCQSVRVSRASRRRQVGWQLQVHFDCFEVSVAQSLYVTLRTVPHFCGVQLDQQYHVEDCRHEDVGRNMPVCFAGKFSYWADRSRKVILVQVPEVPGAPDYYVRLCLKWFTCNDVGVPVRVTGNRMSRTVSLPYSQELPCLCLEGWFATPDAVRMQACPFEDETEALWDAIRYHPGDRALSWEPACPVSGHVSLCWRPGPGALCHNLEHSGRPAHGRVQYPLVDTQPRLCLKFSTSRGSWVRCPFQEGHFQAWKMTVQPAASRGHLRVTFFSPSAAHFQVHLCHQRKTWPPACRPGPRATTLAPASVSRSDFVTDLAVAFVDIPTEEACVPNTCIQGWRTDVTFSAPHQLCDLHCTSTQGTED; this is encoded by the exons ATGAAGTGTGCCCCCCGCGACGGCTGCTCCCTGCTCCTGCGCGTGCAGGCCTCCCTCGTGCTGCATG AGAGCCTGCGGGGCCTGGAGGCCTGCTCCGTGAATCTGGACACCCAGGAGACTCAGTGTCAGAGCGTGCGGGTCTCTAGAGCCTCCCGCCGCCGGCAGGTAGGGTGGCAG CTGCAGGTGCATTTTGATTGCTTCGAAGTGAGCGTGGCTCAGAGCCTCTACGTCACCCTGAGGACCGTCCCCCACTTCTGCGGGGTCCAGCTGGACCAGCAGTACCATGTGGAAG ACTGCAGACACGAGGACGTGGGGAGGAACATGCCCGTGTGCTTTG CCGGGAAGTTCTCCTACTGGGCGGACCGCAGCCGGAAGGTCATTCTGGTCCAGGTGCCCGAGGTCCCCGGGGCCCCCGACTACTACGTGCGGCTCTGCCTGAAGTGGTTCACTTGCAACGATGTGGGTGTCCCCGTGCGG GTGACAGGGAACCGGATGTCCCGCACCGTCTCTCTGCCCTACAGCCAGGAGCTGCCGTGCCTGTGCCTCGAG GGCTGGTTTGCGACCCCTGACGCCGTGCGGATGCAGGCCTGTCCCTTCGAAGACG AGACGGAGGCCCTGTGGGATGCTATCCGCTACCACCCGGGGGACCgggcactgagctgggagcccgcaTGTCCCGTGAGCGGCCACGTGAGCCTGTGCTGGCGCCCGGGGCCAGGGGCCCTCTGCCACAACCTGGAGCACTCGGGCCGGCCGGCGCACGGCAGG GTGCAGTATCCGCTGGTGGACACACAGCCCCGGCTCTGCCTGAAG TTCTCCACCAGCCGCGGCTCCTGGGTGCGATGCCCTTTCCAAGAGGGACACTTCCAAG CCTGGAAGATGACCGTCCAGCCAGCCGCCTCTCGGGGCCACCTCCGGGTCACCTTCTTCTCGCCCAGTGCCGCCCATTTCCAGGTGCACCTATGTCACCAAAGGAAGACGTGGCCGCCTGCCTGCCGCCCAGGGCCCCGGGCCACGACCCTCGCCCCAGCCTCAGTGAGCCGG AGTGACTTCGTGACTGACCTTGCAGTGGCCTTTGTGGACATTCCCACGGAAGAGGCTTGTGTCCCCAACACCTGCATCCAG GGCTGGAGGACTGACGTGACTTTCTCCGCCCCCCACCAGCTATGTGACCTACATTGCA CCAGCACCCAGGGGACAGAGGACTGA